The Pangasianodon hypophthalmus isolate fPanHyp1 chromosome 2, fPanHyp1.pri, whole genome shotgun sequence genome window below encodes:
- the LOC113534264 gene encoding potassium voltage-gated channel subfamily A member 2 produces MTVATGDPSDEAAAHPGHPQDYDAEGEQECCERVVINISGLRFETQLKTLSQFPETLLGDPKKRMRYFDPLRNEYFFDRNRPSFDAILYYYQSGGRLRRPVNVTLDIFSEEIRFYELGEEAIEMFREDEGFIKEEERPLPDNEFQKQVWLLFEYPESSGPARIIAIISVMVILISIVSFCLETLPIFRSDEENMHKVQTYNSNSTTNYVSTSFTDPFFILETLCIIWFSFEFLVRFFACPSKASFFVNIMNMIDVVAIIPYFITLGTELAEKAEDGQQGQQAMSLAILRVIRLVRVFRIFKLSRHSKGLQILGQTLKASMRELGLLIFFLFIGVILFSSAVYFAEADEPESQFYSIPDAFWWAVVSMTTVGYGDMVPTTIGGKIVGSLCAIAGVLTIALPVPVIVSNFNYFYHRETEGEEQAQYLQVNTPKADSQEELKRSQSGSTISKSDYMEIQEGVNNSNEDFQEEDLKKGNCTLANTNYVNIKKMLTDV; encoded by the coding sequence ATGACGGTGGCAACAGGAGATCCCTCAGATGAGGCAGCAGCACACCCAGGCCACCCTCAGGACTATGACGCTGAGGGAGAACAGGAATGCTGTGAAAGAGTTGTCATCAACATTTCAGGCCTGCGCTTTGAGACACAGCTCAAGACCCTCTCGCAATTTCCTGAGACGTTGCTTGGTGATCCAAAAAAGCGAATGAGATACTTTGACCCTTTAAGGAATGAGTATTTCTTTGATAGAAACCGACCAAGCTTTGATGCCATCCTCTACTACTACCAGTCCGGAGGAAGGTTACGGCGCCCTGTAAATGTGACACTGGATATATTTTCAGAAGAAATTCGGTTTTATGAGCTTGGAGAGGAGGCTATTGAGATGTTTAGGGAGGATGAAGGGTTCATAAAGGAAGAGGAGAGGCCTTTGCCTGATAATGAATTTCAGAAGCAGGTCTGGTTGCTGTTTGAGTATCCAGAAAGTTCAGGACCAGCAAGGATTATAGCTATCATATCTGTCATGGTGATTCTTATTTCTATAGTCAGCTTCTGTCTAGAGACTCTACCTATATTCCGTAGTGATGAAGAGAATATGCATAAAGTCCAAACATATAATAGTAACTCCACCACAAACTATGTGtccacctccttcactgacccTTTCTTCATCCTGGAGACGCTCTGCATAATCTGGTTCTCCTTTGAGTTCCTGGTTCGGTTCTTCGCCTGCCCCAGTAAAGCCAGCTTCTTTGTGAACATAATGAATATGATTGATGTGGTGGCTATTATCCCCTACTTCATTACACTAGGAACAGAACTGGCAGAGAAAGCAGAGGATGGCCAGCAAGGGCAGCAGGCCATGTCTTTAGCCATCTTGCGAGTCATCCGACTAGTGAGGGTGTTCAGGATCTTCAAGCTTTCACGTCATTCCAAGGGACTCCAGATTCTGGGGCAAACCTTGAAGGCCAGCATGAGAGAACTTGGTTTGCTtatcttcttcctcttcattgGAGTCATCCTCTTCTCCAGTGCTGTCTACTTTGCTGAAGCAGACGAACCTGAGTCCCAGTTCTACAGTATCCCAGATGCCTTCTGGTGGGCTGTGGTTTCTATGACGACTGTTGGCTATGGAGATATGGTACCCACTACCATTGGAGGCAAGATTGTTGGTTCCCTTTGTGCCATTGCAGGAGTGCTGACCATTGCCTTGCCAGTGCCTGTTATTGTCTCAAATTTCAACTACTTCTACCACCGTGAAACAGAGGGTGAGGAGCAAGCCCAATATCTGCAGGTTAACACCCCCAAAGCTGATTCCCAAGAAGAACTGAAAAGAAGTCAAAGTGGTTCTACCATCAGCAAATCTGACTATATGGAGATCCAAGAAGGAGTCAACAACAGTAATGAGGACTTCCAGGAGGAGGACCTCAAAAAAGGCAATTGCACTTTGGCCAACACAAACTATGTGAATATCAAAAAAATGCTGACTGATGTATAA